In Erigeron canadensis isolate Cc75 chromosome 6, C_canadensis_v1, whole genome shotgun sequence, the following are encoded in one genomic region:
- the LOC122606262 gene encoding protein VAPYRIN-like — protein MDRLISLEPSNVVVIRVENGQKCYGELTLRNVMYTMPVAFRLQPVNKARYTIRPQSGIISPLTTLTVEITYEFNQNSSLPNSLPYCDDSFLLHSVVVPGAAVKNPSSTHDSVPSDWFTARKKQVFVDSGIRVMFVGSVVMASLVNDGSMDEIRDVLEKSDPSWRAVDSIDEEGQTLLHLAISQSRADLVQLLLEFEPDIEARNRLGSTPLEAAVASGEGLIVELLLAHRASTERSESSTWGPIHLAAGGGHMDVLRLLLLKGVDVNMLTKDGNTALHLAVEERKRDCLRLLLASGARSDIRNYGDGDTPLHIAAALGDDYMVKLLLQKGAYKEIRNHSKKTAYEVAAEQGHAKLFDALGLGDKLCIAARKGEMRTISRILESGAFVNGQDQHGWTILHRASFKGRVEVVRFLIEKGIEINARDEDGYTALHCAVESGHVDVIELLVKKGADIDARTNKGATPIQIAESLNYSGIKRVLIQGGASKDELTHVNKPTLSFTSRSVGKSDKEMVSMKKKGTRAKSLFDQSTAALVAI, from the coding sequence ATGGACAGGCTCATCAGTTTAGAGCCATCTAATGTTGTTGTCATTCGGGTCGAAAATGGTCAAAAGTGTTATGGTGAGCTAACTTTAAGAAATGTTATGTACACTATGCCTGTGGCTTTCAGGCTACAACCAGTGAACAAGGCTAGATATACAATAAGACCACAATCCGGGATTATATCCCCTTTGACCACTTTGACTGTTGAGATAACTTATGAATTCAATCAGAATTCGAGTCTCCCGAATTCATTGCCTTATTGTGATGATTCTTTCTTGTTACATAGTGTGGTGGTTCCTGGTGCAGCTGTTAAGAACCCTTCATCTACTCATGATTCGGTTCCTAGTGATTGGTTTACTGCAAGGAAGAAACAAGTGTTTGTTGATAGTGGTATAAGGGTTATGTTTGTTGGGTCCGTGGTGATGGCTAGTCTTGTGAATGATGGATCCATGGATGAAATAAGAGATGTACTAGAAAAAAGTGATCCAAGTTGGAGAGCGGTTGACTCTATCGATGAGGAAGGTCAAACGTTGCTCCACTTGGCTATTAGTCAAAGTCGAGCTGATCTGGTTCAACTACTGCTTGAGTTTGAACCAGATATAGAGGCTCGTAACAGGTTAGGCTCAACCCCACTCGAGGCTGCAGTAGCCTCGGGTGAAGGGTTGATTGTGGAGCTCTTACTAGCTCATAGAGCTAGTACTGAGAGGTCAGAGTCATCCACATGGGGCCCAATCCACCTAGCTGCTGGAGGAGGCCATATGGATGTTCTGAGGCTTCTTTTACTAAAAGGTGTTGATGTGAACATGCTTACAAAAGATGGGAACACTGCTTTACACCTGGCGGTGGAGGAGAGGAAACGTGACTGCTTGCGGTTGCTATTAGCTAGCGGTGCACGATCTGATATCCGTAACTATGGAGATGGTGACACTCCACTCCATATAGCTGCAGCTCTTGGAGATGACTACATGGTCAAACTTCTTTTGCAAAAGGGGGCATATAAAGAAATCCGAAACCACTCCAAGAAGACGGCATATGAGGTGGCGGCAGAGCAAGGACACGCCAAGCTTTTTGATGCACTTGGGCTCGGTGACAAACTATGTATAGCTGCAAGAAAAGGTGAAATGAGAACCATCAGTAGAATTCTTGAAAGTGGAGCCTTTGTCAACGGACAAGACCAACATGGATGGACCATTTTGCACCGGGCTTCATTTAAGGGCCGAGTGGAAGTGGTCAGGTTTTTGATTGAGAAGGGAATTGAAATCAATGCAAGAGATGAAGATGGTTACACAGCCCTTCACTGTGCAGTTGAATCTGGACATGTAGATGTGATCGAATTGTTGGTCAAAAAGGGCGCTGACATAGACGCAAGAACCAACAAGGGTGCTACGCCTATACAAATCGCAGAGTCATTAAACTACTCAGGAATCAAAAGAGTGCTTATTCAAGGAGGGGCCAGTAAGGATGAACTCACACATGTCAACAAACCCACACTATCATTTACAAGTAGAAGTGTTGGAAAATCAGACAAGGAAATGGTCTCAATGAAGAAGAAAGGCACTCGAGCAAAATCACTTTTCGATCAATCTACTGCAGCATTGGTAGCCATTTAA